One segment of Chrysiogenia bacterium DNA contains the following:
- a CDS encoding GMC family oxidoreductase, which translates to GIEGFAEAEDRVDTFIQVSPTEDDLLGANGRKMLAGVRALEWSGGPVPRNAPGCTGRAICVLGCPEKAKRATHLSYLPVARDHGAQVLLKTPAQKIRLSGKRAIGVEAKNERGESVIIDAGRVVVAGGAVFTPVLLQKSGVTTPGIGENLMSHPGCALAVHYDEPIDMGQQAVPQSVYSDEFLESDRMMFLLGSIPPHLTLPALAATGILRNAIEHKNTGFWGCLVRDALGRGEVRATKKGRALRYQAGAEERDIIRRSFLKLAALAFASGAKAVTPLMLGSVRATSVKELDRKLPRELSARRLVGGSIHPMGTCGIGRVCNADGSVRGYENLYVGDASLFPTSIGVNPQYSIMSLATLVAGGLLEA; encoded by the coding sequence GGCATCGAGGGCTTTGCCGAGGCCGAGGACCGGGTCGACACCTTCATTCAGGTGAGCCCCACCGAGGATGATCTGCTCGGCGCCAACGGGCGCAAGATGCTCGCCGGGGTGCGCGCCCTCGAATGGAGCGGCGGGCCCGTGCCGCGCAACGCGCCCGGCTGCACCGGCCGCGCGATCTGCGTGCTGGGCTGCCCGGAAAAGGCCAAGCGCGCGACGCATCTGTCCTACCTGCCGGTCGCCCGCGACCACGGCGCGCAGGTGCTGCTCAAAACCCCGGCGCAGAAGATCCGGCTTTCGGGAAAGCGCGCCATCGGCGTCGAGGCGAAAAATGAGCGCGGCGAGTCGGTCATCATCGACGCCGGTCGCGTCGTCGTCGCCGGCGGCGCCGTGTTCACGCCGGTGCTCCTGCAGAAAAGCGGCGTTACGACGCCGGGCATCGGCGAGAACCTGATGAGTCACCCCGGCTGCGCGCTGGCCGTGCACTACGACGAGCCCATCGACATGGGCCAGCAGGCCGTTCCCCAGAGCGTCTACAGCGACGAGTTTCTGGAATCCGACCGGATGATGTTCCTGCTGGGCAGCATCCCGCCGCACCTGACGCTGCCCGCGCTGGCGGCGACCGGCATCCTGCGCAACGCCATCGAGCACAAGAACACCGGATTCTGGGGATGCCTGGTGCGCGACGCGCTGGGCAGGGGTGAGGTACGTGCGACGAAGAAGGGCCGGGCGCTGCGCTATCAGGCAGGCGCCGAGGAGCGCGACATCATCCGCCGATCCTTTTTGAAGCTCGCCGCGCTGGCCTTCGCCTCGGGCGCAAAGGCGGTGACGCCGCTCATGCTCGGATCGGTGCGCGCCACCAGCGTGAAGGAACTCGACCGCAAGCTCCCCAGAGAGCTTTCGGCGCGCCGCCTCGTCGGCGGCAGCATCCACCCCATGGGCACCTGCGGCATCGGCCGGGTGTGCAACGCCGACGGCAGCGTGCGCGGCTACGAAAACCTCTACGTGGGAGACGCCTCGCTCTTCCCCACTTCCATCGGCGTCAACCCGCAATACAGCATCATGAGTCTGGCGACGCTCGTCGCGGGGGGATTGCTGGAGGCCTGA